A stretch of Babylonia areolata isolate BAREFJ2019XMU chromosome 23, ASM4173473v1, whole genome shotgun sequence DNA encodes these proteins:
- the LOC143298313 gene encoding uncharacterized protein LOC143298313, which yields MAEPRPPTAAGNLRQPTRQDVVNWVGRAWDGVGRDVITKAFLRCGVSNALDGSEDDQTLEWFPEEIGVALPHDGDAAAAAAAEESASDASLTSDEESPASDSDEAM from the coding sequence ATGGCAGAGCCCAGACCCCCCACTGCTGCAGGCAACCTGAGGCAGCCCACCCGCCAGGACGTCGTCAACTGGGTGGGGAGAGCCTGGGACGGCGTTGGACGTGACGTCATCACCAAGGCCTTCCTCAGGTGCGGTGTGTCCAATGCCCTGGACGGCAGCGAGGACGATCAGACACTGGAGTGGTTCCCAGAGGAGATCGGGGTGGCACTTCCTCACGACGGCgacgccgctgctgctgctgctgccgaggAGAGCGCAAGCGACGCCAGTCTGACTAGTGATGAAGAATCACCTGCTTCAGACTCTGATGAAGCAATGTAG